The window aggtgtccgctatggttactttgctttttacaaagtaccgttacttggtatGGTTTtaaccattggattaattttctgctccatcatccaatggtgaaaaccacaccaagtaacggtactttgtaaaaagcaaagtaaccatagcggatACCttataatgatgaattatatataaataattttttttaaatgaaattggTTGCATGGAGGAAGAGGCTGAAATTGGAGCCGAAGCCCCAAACCAAGCCGCCACCAAACACTGAACcgatattattaataaaataaaaagagtgTTAAACACACCCAAAATGAAACCAAGAAAACGAGAccaaaagaaatgaaaaaaaacaaGCACTAACGGCTAACACGGAAGTACTCCGTCCCACTCATGTCCCGTTGCATAAAAGGAGAACAAAAGTCTAGAGCTGTGAACCACCACTAGGAAGAATCTGTAGAGACTGCGAACTTAGCCAAGGCGTcaacaactattaaattataataaattatatataaataattataattataataaatattgataaattataataaataaattataaattatatacaaataattataattataataaataatgataaattatatataaataatattagatTATAAATTACAGTAagacctctatataggaatactctatataggaatgacatctattttgttataaaaaaaacacagtcccaacttggtaataacttctattaccaaactctattagcaatgttatcagaaccggaccggacatcaaaccagATTGATGACTGGGTCACAGGTCACTTGGTCGAaccggatggctcggattgaTCGAACTGgatgatgtaataaataaataaataatatttatatatattaaatatatataattatttttatacattatatatatccaaaataaattataaacaacttttggtttgttaatttatttttgttaatttgagtcttaaatatataacgaataaattaagttcataataaattgaaatatatcagCGTATTCTATGCCATaagatctttttaaaaatatattataaattcaaaacggacaaatgatgaatgagaaattgatgctcaaagtgaacaacttgaaatggtttggaagaagataaaatgaaattaagcATTCACATCCCACGTAGAAAAGAAATGAGAAATTTAACTAATTTATAAGTAAATGGGCTTTACAAGCCTTTAATCAATTACTAGGGAAAAGGCTCTCTCACGCGCATGGGGTGCAATCGATTGACCGTCGGATTAGGGACACACCCGCACGACGTGGGCGACGCGAATGCCGGACcgaaataaattatatataaatagttataattataataaataatgatgaattatgattatagtaaaacctctatataggaatacacttgggacaaaactatttgtataacaattgggaggttattactaaatagagtttggtataataaaaaatgtcaacaaatataattttaaattttaaataataccaCTTGAAATTGGTTAAGATTATCATAGGCATacatggtttatatataatgtataacaatagacattaatggaataaattaaatatttagaatttcaatttagagtttaggttttcaatatatagataattgaaagagttttatggaaaaaatataaacatcaatgagaatactaaatatttataatttcaagttgtagtttggGTTTCCAACTCGtaaataatttcaatagtttttttaatattttatgatttagtttgaattcttaatatatacatataaatatataattattattatatggagGCATActttctaaaggtgggacttgaaaagtgtataacaaataacgttttggaggttattcctatttataactggcccaagttgggaccgagtttttttataacaaaatagaggttattcctatatagagtattcctatatagaggttttactgtacttgtgaaaaatccttgatcagagcacTTCCCTgcgaggcgccgttgggatcggccgggaacactccgatgccaaagtcagttaGTTTCAGTATTAATAGAGTTATTAGTATTATCAATGTCGGAGGTTTCTCCTTGATACTGATCTCTTTATTAATGGATATTAATTactatttaattgtatttattcccttcATGGATGGTTATAAGTGCGTCTTTTGGACGGATCTCCATTACttgctctcatcgggcgtatcttgcTATGACGTGTCTCGTCATGGTCTACGcagcgtggcataatgctagagacttcttcatttttcttcattatttgcatattcacccctgcattaatcctgcattaattaccattaattccatattaatcatgcataaatcccaCTTTTATAAGGAATAAttgtttgccattatttctattaattttcttttattccccattctagaataatttgaattgttatcaaattatatataaataatactaaattataaattatatataaataattataattataataaatagtgataaattactgaactgaaattatattaacttaacttaacttaatttaatttaattttactgAATTGAATGCTcctgaactgaactgaaattacTTATACTGTTCGTTTGTAGTTTGGTTCGTTGTCCCTTGTCTgaatcaaattatatatatgttatgCCTTGTTTAAATAATTAACAATTGTgctttataataataaattaataattttcgCAATACTTTTTGTTACATTATCAATTAGTAACTGGTTAGTCAagcaaaataaataattaactaaatagtTTTTACCTTGTTTTACCAAATATAGaccatataaatataattaatttaaatttaataatgcAAGAGCAACACATGTCTTAAGATTGTTGCTTAAATCTCCAAAATCTTTGGCATAGAAACCGTTCTTCACTTATTTTTTACCATCTAAATCCAATTATTCTGATCTACACTCCCCAAATGTTGTCTTCCCTTCCCTTCTTCATCAAATCTCACACTCCTCCTTTTTTCTCTTAACAAAAACATTATGAATCTCCTCTCTAATTTCCCCAAAATCCACCATTTCCTATGCACAACATTCTTCCTAATCTCCAACATCCATTTCGCATTATGCGAGATCAAGGACACGCATATCCTCGACGATTCCCGCCCCATGATCATGTTCGAGCGATTCGGCTTCTCGCAAGGCGGTCACGTAGATATTTCGGTAAAAGACGTGTCGTGGAAGTCGAAGAATCCGAAAGCGGAATATAGCCCTTCTTCAATGGGATTTTTCCTAGCTAGAGATTCATCTTTTGTTAGGATCATAAACGAGTCACAACATGCTAAATCCTTTTGTCTCCTCTCGAGCCGGTATGTTAAACTCATTTTTCGATTCGACACCTTCACCGTTAATTCAACTAACAACGGTTCGATACTGATTGAAGATCCGGACGAATACAATCTAGTATTCGGTAATTGTCAACCCGAATTCGAAGTATCGATGTATGTACATACCGAAATGTACAACTTACAATATGGTATAAAAGATTTTCTCCCCGCTGGCCAAACCGAATTGCCGAGGCTTTATTtcatattctttcttatatacaCATGCCTCTTTGTTCTATGGGTTTTCACTTGCATCAAACAACGCCCTACCGTCGACAAAATTCACATAATAATGGGTGCATTGCTCCTCGTCAAGGCACTCAAAATGATCTGCGCATCCGAGGACAAAATGTACGTAAGCAAAACCGGAACACCGCACGGATGGGACGTAGCATTTTACATTTTCGGGTTCTTTAAAGGAATAATGTTGTTTACGGTGATCGTCCTAATAGGAACGGGATGGTCTTTCCTAAAGCCGTACCTTCAGGAAAGGGAAAAAAATGTACTTATGATAGTAATTCCTTTACAAGTACTTGAAAACATAGCTTATGTTGTAATAAGTGAGACAGGGCCAGCAACTAAGGATTGGATGACATGGAATCAGTTGTTCTTGTTGATTGATATAATATGTTGTTGTGCAGTGTTTTTTCCGATTATCTGGTCGATTCGGAGCCTGAGAGAGGCATCGAAAACGGACGGGAAAGCGGCGAGGAATCTACAGAAATTGACACTATTTAAGCAGTTTTACATATTTGTGGTTGGGTATTTGTACTTTACAAGAGTGGTGGTATCATCAATAGGGGCATTGCTTGATTACAGATATGAATGGGTGATGAATGCGCTAGCGGAGGCAGCGAGTTTGGTGTTCTATGTGTTTATATTCTCTAACTTTCAGCCAACTGAGAGGAATCCATACTTATTggttgatgatgaagaagagatGGTTGCAAGCCAAATTTTGCAAGATGATGATTCTTTTGAACTCTAGATTTTATCATTCTATTCTTTTGTTTTAGATTAACTTTTGCATTCATCAATGTTGCTTCATATGCTctcacaatttttattttaacttttttttatattttctagataattgttaattatatattagttttaGCTAATTGTATGCAATAGATTTGATAAATTCATCaatttttaaatgtttgttCAATCTTTTATCACTTGTTAAGAAATCATTACAAAGCATCGCAGTTTAATTCGGTGAGCAAATAGAAAACTGCTTATGATATAAAATTTCATTACACTTTTTGGATCAATTTTTTTCCCTAGCACATAAATTTAAAGGAGCTATCTTGTTCCCCAAATTCCAATCTACTAGAAATAGAGAGCCGGAACCACCACTAATTGGGGTGGTTCCGGAGGTGCCTTGCACCCCTTGTCTTCATTCGGCTTAATTGATTGATTGATCACTTAAGTATTTAATCAAAATAgattttaattgataatttaATCACTTTTAAGTATTTGATAAAACACTTCCCACTAGTTATGAGAAAACTTCATAGCTCGATTGGAGTTTAGAAATGTTTCAGTTTTTTCTATAGAGAGATTAAGTGTCTGTTTGATTCTTCGttttataacttattttttattttttcagctTAAACAGCagaatgatatttttttattaagattAAAAAACATATGCTTGTAGCTATTTCCAAAGTAAAATAAGTTAACTTTTATTAATTACCAGCGTTAGCAAATTATAATAGCAACAACAAATAGGAAAATCCTAGCTAATTTAAATCAAATAGGCCTTAAAGAAGAATTAAATCCCAAAGTGGATCTCAACTCCTTTGCTATTCGAGCCAAAACCTAGCTCACCATGTAATTTGGATTGGAAAGAAAATAGACCTTACACAAGAGAAAACATAATTAATTTCACCCACAATCAATTAAGTATCAGATTTAAAACGTTAATGTTGCATAACTTCATTTCCGAACATTAAACTCATCTAACTTTGCATTTGATTTctcatataattattttaattggATTTTGGTAATAACAGTCACATCACATTTTGTCGGTCTTCTGTCGGTGATGATGATCACCAACACAATTTTGGTTATCACCGACGGATTATTCCGTCGGTGATAacgttttttcttgtagtgtagaCACATAAACAATACGTCAGACAAATTTTTTATGTGAattgattttttcttttaaatgatATATCACCAAGCCAACTACATTATAAAGATAACTAGTCGtgaacccgtgcgatgcacgggatatggaacttttatataatttagataaataaataaattgacatatttatttttaagtaattttatatcatactatgaaaaaaaattatattatgtacatttgaaattaatatatattttttattttgaggagatatatattttttattgataattcttTTTTTAAGTAAAGGTTGGGTTACAGGCTAAGATCGGAATGCAaagatcccaactaggttggcatcttcacaaaaccaaacaaaaacctagacccgaattttattaaaatgaggaaaaaatacaggaaaaaaattaagagaaacGAAATTGTTCTAAACAATACATATCATCAGAAATAAATCTATTGCAAAAAGCTGGTGCAGAATTCCACCAAACAATATGATCTGTTGTGACGCCAAATTTAGCCAATGCATCAGCCGTTCTATTTCCTTCGCGAAAAATATGAGTAACATTTAGATCCATAAAAGAACAATACCGGAGACAAGTAATCCAATCCTGTCGCAACGTCCATGGAACAACTAAAGAGCGCTTCCTAAGCAAATTTACCACATAAACAGAGTCGCATTCCACCCATAATTTGTGCCATCCTTTTTCCCAAGCAATCTGAATAGCAAAAATAACGGCTTTCAATTCGGAAATATGCGCAGAAGGGGTATCCACTCGAAACGCAAAACAACCCCGAGAAAATCCTCGAGTAGTGCGAAACACCCCCCCTGCTCCCCCCATTCCTGTATTAATATTTGCAGAACCATCTGTGTTAACTTTGAGCCATCCCGGTGGAGGACGAACCCAAGTAACACTCACTATATTAGGAGCTCGAGGGGGTCTAAGGGGAATGTGTAACTGCCTAAGAATACGAAGCTCATCAACATTGTTTTTCATATGACCTTTATTACCAATACCGCCTTCACGAATCATAATCCAAAGCCTACGAAGCACAAGATGAATTGATGGTGTTTCATTCTCAAATATCGCTTTATTTCTAGTGTACCCCAAAATccaaatcaaactaacaactccAATTGACCATAACAAACCCACTTGAGAACTGAAGCTATGATTTAAACAATTCAAGATAAGAGTAACTAGAGAATCCGTCAATATGATATGTTTACCAAAAAGAGAGCCCAATGCTCTCCAAGCAGTTTGAGAAAAGGGACAATGAACCAGAATATGTTCAATTGATTCCGATGCCGCTTTGCATAACATACAACGGGAAACAATAGGTATGCCACGCTTCTGCAATTGGTCATGCGTGGGCATGTAACCCAATAAAGCCCTCCAGCAAACGATCGAACGAGAAGGAGGAATGACTTCAGACCAGATAAACTTGCACCATTGAACCTTTGCTGCATTATTACCTAATGAAAAATAGAAATCCTTGACAGTAAAAATACCTGAAGAAGAATATGTCCAGACGCAGAAATCCTCATCATCACCGCCACGCCTAATCTCCATAATATGTTGTTGTAAAACCTGTGGAAGTTGCTGCAGATTTATCCATGAATCTCCATCAAGATATTCCTCAACGCTATTAAATCGAGTACGTTGGATATTACGGGGCAGATTTAATTGTTCACCCACCGAGGGCTTAATCCATAATTCACTCCAGAAATTCAGCTTTGAATTATTACCTATCCACCAATGAGATTGATCCCTAAGAATATAGTAGACCTCTCGGATTGATGGCCAAATCGAAGAATTAGAAATTACAGCTTTCGGGAGCCCAGAAAGCGTAAGAAAACGctgttttaaaagaattgaaACTAAAGAGCTCCCAGTAAGTAATTCCCACGCCATCTTGCCAAGAAGAGCCTTATTAAATCGAAGCAAATCTTTTATGCCTAGACCTCCATTCTCAATTGGACTACAACAAACTTTCCACGGAACAGTAACAAGTTTTCTTGTGTCAATACAGCCAGTCCACAGAAAATTCCTAATACAATTATTCACCCTTTTCAAAAGCTCCATTGACCACTTGTAAATAATAAAGGAATGAACAAAAGCCCATGTCAACACTGACTTGATCAAACTTAACCGACCCGCAAATGAAAGAGAAGTTCCTTTCTATTTACTAAAATTAGCCAGGAACCTATCCGTAAGAGGATGTAAATGGCAACGCTTAGGAGCTCCGATAAAAAGTGGGACGCCAAGATAAGAGAAAGGCAACCCCTGCAGCCGAATGCCAATTAAATTCGCCAAAAAAGCAGCACGTTGGGCTGAAGTATGCTTTCCAAAATACACAGCCGACTTTCCCCAATTAACAATCTGCCCTGAAAGAAGACCGTAAAACTCAAAAAGTTTTTTAATAGTGCGCATATTCCGGACGGTAGCTTTGCCAAAAAGCAATATATCATCAGCATATAACAGATGTGAAGGAAAACAAACCCCACGGGCAAACAACATGTTATCAAACTCACCACTTGCTTCTAATTTAGTGATCCAACGACTAAAGAAATCCTCAACAAGACCAAATAAAATAGGAGATagaggatctccttgacgaacCCCATATGAGCAACTAAAATAGCCCCGAGAACGGCCCCCAACAAGAATCGAGACTCGAGAAGAAGAAAGGATATTAAGGATCCATTCTCTAAACTGCAATGAAAAACCGAAAGCATCTAAGACTGCAAGCAAAAAACTCCAATCCAGTGTATCAAACGCCTTTTGAATGTCAATTTTCAAAGCCATATTACCGCCAAAACAACGTTTGTCTAAAGAATTAATCCCTTCTGAAGCTGTAGAAATACAATGGTGGATACTTCGATTTTTAATGAACCCGAACTGGTTTTCAGAAACAATGCGAGAAGCAATAATTGCAAGTCTGTCTGCgagaattttagaaataattttaaaactaaaattactcATAACAATTGGTCGATACTGATCTACTCGGCTGGCACCCTCGACTTTAGGAATTAAAACCATGAGATTAGAATTCATACCAGGAAGAATATGATCGTTGTTAAAAAAACTTTTAACCATATTACAGACATCAGAACCAACAATGTCCCaaaaagtttgaaaaaaaaaccctgtgaaACCATCAGGCCCAGGTGCACTGTCTTTATCCATACTAAAAACTGAAATTCGAATTTCCTCATTTGAAGGACATCTCGCCAAAGCAATATTGTCTTCTGTTGTGACAGAATGGGGCATAACATCCACAACTACTCCTAAATCCACTGAAGTGCTATGACTAGTAAAAAGTTGGGAGAAATAATTCACCACATGTGAAGAAATAGCTTCCATTGAGTTCGTAATTTCTCCATTAATTTCCATAACATCAATTCCAACCCGCAATTTTTTTATAGCAGCAACGCGGTGGAAGAAAGACGTGTTTCGATCCCCATCTTTTAACCATTTAACCCTGCTCCGCTCTTTATAGAAAGATTCTTTCCTTTGAAGCTCAAATTCAAGGCTAGCGTGAGCTAAAAGCTCTTGCTCATGGAGATCTGACTGGAATCCCACATCTTCAAGATGATGTTGAACCGCAGCTAATTTCTCACTTGCAACACGAATATTTTCATCAAGCAACCCAAAAACATTACGATTCCAAATTCTAAGAATGGGACGTAAGGTACGCAATTTATGGCATAGAAGTTGCGTAGGAGGTAACGAGGTTTGTGCATCAGCCCAATGCTGAGAAATTACCCCATGTAGAAGAGGATGAGTAACCCACATAGAAAGGAATCGGAAGCGAGAAACATGAGGATCACCACGAGAACATTGATCGATAAATGTCGCGGAAGTGCAACACAAGAAATTGAATCCCAAAAATCCATAAAACCTGCCGAGACCATTGATCGATCCAAACGGCACTCAACCCTTGCAGAACCTAATCTAC is drawn from Euphorbia lathyris chromosome 9, ddEupLath1.1, whole genome shotgun sequence and contains these coding sequences:
- the LOC136207317 gene encoding protein CANDIDATE G-PROTEIN COUPLED RECEPTOR 7-like, with product MNLLSNFPKIHHFLCTTFFLISNIHFALCEIKDTHILDDSRPMIMFERFGFSQGGHVDISVKDVSWKSKNPKAEYSPSSMGFFLARDSSFVRIINESQHAKSFCLLSSRYVKLIFRFDTFTVNSTNNGSILIEDPDEYNLVFGNCQPEFEVSMYVHTEMYNLQYGIKDFLPAGQTELPRLYFIFFLIYTCLFVLWVFTCIKQRPTVDKIHIIMGALLLVKALKMICASEDKMYVSKTGTPHGWDVAFYIFGFFKGIMLFTVIVLIGTGWSFLKPYLQEREKNVLMIVIPLQVLENIAYVVISETGPATKDWMTWNQLFLLIDIICCCAVFFPIIWSIRSLREASKTDGKAARNLQKLTLFKQFYIFVVGYLYFTRVVVSSIGALLDYRYEWVMNALAEAASLPTERNPYLLVDDEEEMVASQILQDDDSFEL